One Indicator indicator isolate 239-I01 chromosome 9, UM_Iind_1.1, whole genome shotgun sequence genomic window carries:
- the LOC128968896 gene encoding L-threonine 3-dehydrogenase, mitochondrial-like, which produces MPIIKNVSRAVSQVLQSSGCGCGVSIVPVRCIGVSPRQVASDAGFHSLTFAETDHPRVLITGGLGQLGVGLAKLLRKRFGKNNVILSDIRKPADNVFYSGPFIYADILDYKNLREIVVNNRITWLFHYSALLSAVGEANVPLARAVNITGLHNVLDIAAEHNLRLFVPSTIGAFGPTSPRDPTPDLCIQRPRTIYGVSKVHAELMGEYYHYRYGLDFRCLRYPGIISADSQPGGGTTDYAVQIFHDAIKTGKFQCNLKPDTRLPMMYIDDCLKATLEVMEAPAEALSMRTYNISAMSFTPEELAQEVQKHIPELEVTYNVDKVRQAIADSWPMKFDDRNARRDWGWKHDYDLPELVTTMFSFLGSDSRIAQAN; this is translated from the exons ATGCCCATCATCAAGAACGTGAGCAGGGCTGTCAGCCAGGTGCTGCAGAGCTcgggctgtggctgtggggtTTCCATCGTGCCGGTTCGATGCATTGGAGTCTCTCCCCGCCAGGTGGCTTCCGACGCTGGCTTCCACTCCCTGACGTTTGCTGAGACCGATCATCCCCGGGTGCTAATTACAG GTGGTCTTGGCCAGCTTGGAGTGGGACTTGCTAAGCTTCTAAG GAAACGCTTTGGGAAGAACAATGTGATTCTGTCTGATATTAGAAAGCCTGCAGACAATGTTTTCTACAGTG GCCCTTTTATCTACGCAGACATCTTGGACTACAAGAACTTACGTGAGATAGTGGTGAATAATCGGATCACGTGGCTCTTCCACTACAGTGCTTTGCTCAGTGCTGTTGGAGAAGCAAACGTCCCTTTGGCCAGAGCTGTAAATATTACTG GTTTACACAACGTCCTGGATATCGCAGCTGAGCATAATTTGAGGCTCTTTGTTCCAAGCACTATTGGAGCCTTTGGACCCACCTCTCCTCGAGATCCAACTCCTGACCTCTGCATTCAGAGACCAAGGACAATCTATGGAGTCTCCAAGGTTCACGCTGAGCTCATGGGAGAA taCTACCACTACCGGTATGGCCTAGACTTCCGCTGCCTGAGGTATCCAGGGATTATCTCTGCTGACTCTCAGCCTGGTGGGGGAACAACGG ATTATGCTGTCCAGATTTTCCATGATGCCATAAAGACAGGCAAGTTTCAGTGCAACCTGAAGCCAGACACTCGTCTCCCCATGATGTATATTGATGACTGCCTGAAAGCCACTCTAGAGGTCATGGAGGCCCCTGCAGAGGCACTGAGCATGAGGACATACAACATCAGTGCCATGAGCTTCACTCCTGAGGAGCTGGCACAAGAAGTGCAGAAGCATATTCCTGAGCTTGAGGTGACCTACAATGTGGACAAAGTCAGGCAGGCCATAG ctgacagctggccAATGAAATTTGATGACAGGAACGCCCGGAGGGATTGGGGTTGGAAACATGATTATGATCTCCCTGAGTTGGTGACTACGATGTTTAGCTTCCTTGGGTCTGACTCCAGGATTGCTCAAGCTAACTGA